The sequence below is a genomic window from Campylobacter concisus.
GATTTGTATAAAATCAAGCGGATATTTTCCTGCTGGAAACATACCATCTGTATTTCTATATTTTCTGTCGGCCATTCTAGCGCTTTCTCTTCGTTTAAGAACTTCCTTGTCCGACAGCGACTGGATTCTGGAGCGTACCGTGTTTTCGCTAGGCGGCTTAATTTTTGCATTTTTGCATCTTTGGGCTATCGCCATATATGTCTTTTTTGATGAATATTTCTGTTTCGAGAGATATAGCTCCTCAATTGTTTTTTTAATTATCAATTCCACCTCTTCAACTGTTCTAAGACGTCCTCTGCCTCCCTTGGCTTGATTTTTTGGGGCTATAGAAGCTAGAAGATTGCCTGAGTTTTTGTATGCTTCAAGCCACCTATAAATTGTACTTGGGTGCAAGTTATATTCAGCAGCCCTTTGCTTGATGGCCTTAATTCTATTGGTGACTACACCCAAGATAGGTTTTATAATTTCTAGTCTTTTATTGGCTTCGTTCCAGTCATTTGAACTTAGTTCTAACGGGTTGATGTCTTGTTGATTATCTTCTTGATTGGAAATTTGAGACTCTTTTGTCATTTCTTGAATAGGGAGAATAGCTTTTTCTCCAGTTGAAATATTCTGTGCCATGATTTCTTGAAAGTTAATTTGTCTAACAACTATATATTCTACATTGTTATAAAAAATATGCATGCCTATAGCATATTGCACCTTATTCATCGCAGATCCTTATTGGAGTATTAAAATTTATAGGCTTATACATATCTATTTTGAGCTTTGAAGAAAAAACTAAATACCAAATATAGGGAATGAATTCTGCTTGTCTTAGTCTATTGTCGCTAATTTGGTTTAAAATATATGCAAGTGTTTTTCCTGAATATTTTTTACACAAGTTAAATGTGTCTTTGACCGCATTGGTGCTCTGAAGATTAGCATATGTGTAGATTAGTTTTGCATTCTCAAGATATATTGGATCTATATCGAGTTCTGTAAATATTTTAAAATTCATATCATTTTCATACAGATATTGTTCAATTTGAAAGAATTTTGCATCTAGAAAAACTTTCTTTTCTTTAAGTTCTTCGCTAAATTTGATTTCAAATACGCATGGAAGCTTATTAAAATTTGGATAGTATTGTACTAGACAATCAGGGGTATATCTGTAAATTGAATTTCTATAGGCATATTGTGTTGTAAGCGGTTGTTCTTCATAGGATTGAACTTCATGATTAAATTCTAAAAGTAAGTAAAAGTCTCTTTCGAGCAAAGATTCATAGGAGATAGGCGACTTGTTTTTCAAACTCTGAAATATTCCGGTGGATGAGCGATAGTTTTTTGGAATTTTTCGTACTGACATAGCTACCTTTTTATTAATTTACTTTGGATCTAGTGAAATTAATTGTTTTCTATATCTCAATTATATTTTTTAAAATACTATACATGTATTATACCGCCTTTAAAACTTTTTAGCAACTTTTATTGAATTTTTATAATATTTTAGCAACTTTTATTGAACTATTCGCAACTTTTATTGAATTTCTAGTAGCTTGTTTTTAATTTTAAAAAATAGTAAAATAGTATCAATTTAACTGAAAATAGGGCAATGATTTTACATAATGCATTTCTCAATCGCTTTTATTCATTCGCAACTTTTATTGAATCTTACA
It includes:
- a CDS encoding TnsA endonuclease N-terminal domain-containing protein; translated protein: MSVRKIPKNYRSSTGIFQSLKNKSPISYESLLERDFYLLLEFNHEVQSYEEQPLTTQYAYRNSIYRYTPDCLVQYYPNFNKLPCVFEIKFSEELKEKKVFLDAKFFQIEQYLYENDMNFKIFTELDIDPIYLENAKLIYTYANLQSTNAVKDTFNLCKKYSGKTLAYILNQISDNRLRQAEFIPYIWYLVFSSKLKIDMYKPINFNTPIRICDE